TCTTTTTAAATCAGGTTTGTGTATGACTTTTCCGTTGGAAAATGTAATGAAGTCTGTTAATCCTAAATCAATGCCTACATATAACGCAGGTCCGTTAAATTCTTCTCTTGGATGTATTTTTTCCAGTTCGTAGACTATGCAAACGAACCATTTGCCATTTTCTTTTAAGATTGTTGTTTCTTTGATTTTACCATCAATATCTCTTTTATACCTTACATCAATATATCCTAATTTGTTTAAGCGTAATCTGTTACCTTCCCATCTTATAGAACCTTTAACTCCATTTTTAGTAGAGTATTCGTTGTTTCTAAGTGTGATGGATCGTACAGGATTGTTTTTAAGTGATTTGAACTTAGGACGTCCAGTCCTACCACCGTAGTGTCCTTCATATGCTTTTATTAAGCGGTCTGTAGATGCTTGAATACAGGTGGAATCAGCTTTTTTCAAGAAAGGTTTACGTTTTCTTAGATTTTTTACGATTTTTTGTGTGTAATTGCGGTTGACTTTAATGTTATTACCTATATTAAATTCTAGATTTTTTACGATTTTTTGTGTGTAATTGCGGTTGACTTTAATGTTGTTACCTATATTAAATTCTCGTACTAGGTTTTCACGGT
This is a stretch of genomic DNA from uncultured Methanobrevibacter sp.. It encodes these proteins:
- a CDS encoding transposase, whose product is MVDEVFILTDKIEFIPDEDLEGELNFNLRAAGYVFNKTLEYSIYRENLVREFNIGNNIKVNRNYTQKIVKNLEFNIGNNIKVNRNYTQKIVKNLRKRKPFLKKADSTCIQASTDRLIKAYEGHYGGRTGRPKFKSLKNNPVRSITLRNNEYSTKNGVKGSIRWEGNRLRLNKLGYIDVRYKRDIDGKIKETTILKENGKWFVCIVYELEKIHPREEFNGPALYVGIDLGLTDFITFSNGKVIHKPDLKRINGRIQYYQQKLSRQKEGGSNWKKTLKKLQRWTNKKNNVVNDYYHKISYNIVKHCQFIAMETLNIRGMMRARTLSRSIHEIGWGKLIEMIRYKAHWYGREFVQIDRWFASSKKCNVCGEINHGLGRGVREW